A part of Candidatus Electrothrix aestuarii genomic DNA contains:
- a CDS encoding Uma2 family endonuclease, with protein sequence MDWAGVINNPFLRDLPFKIELNKWGKILMSPASNHHGMLKSKVAFFLHSKLSGGQIIMSCSIQTEDGVKVADVAWGSDDFMQRNGIATPYQEAPEICIEIVGPSNSRGEMEEKIQLYLTAGAQEVWICRDDGTVSHFTAEGQRSQSRFVEEEVSLKCA encoded by the coding sequence ATGGACTGGGCAGGAGTTATCAATAATCCTTTTCTTCGGGATCTTCCCTTTAAGATTGAGCTGAATAAATGGGGCAAGATTCTCATGAGTCCTGCCAGCAATCATCATGGGATGCTCAAGTCCAAAGTCGCCTTTTTTCTCCACAGCAAGCTCTCCGGTGGTCAGATTATTATGAGTTGTTCCATCCAGACCGAAGACGGGGTAAAGGTTGCGGATGTTGCCTGGGGCTCAGATGATTTCATGCAACGTAATGGAATCGCCACCCCCTATCAGGAAGCCCCGGAAATCTGCATCGAGATTGTCGGTCCCTCCAACAGCCGGGGGGAAATGGAGGAAAAGATTCAGCTCTATCTGACTGCCGGAGCTCAAGAGGTCTGGATTTGCCGGGATGACGGAACGGTCAGTCATTTCACTGCTGAGGGCCAGCGTAGCCAGTCACGGTTTGTTGAAGAAGAGGTCTCTCTCAAATGCGCCTGA
- a CDS encoding GAF domain-containing protein produces the protein MLDTTPEQAFDDITLLASFICETPISLITLLDETRQWFKAKVGLAVSETPREVAFCNHALNQSEMLIIEDARRDERFSGNPLVTGDPNIRFYAGSQLVTPDGYPLGTLCVIDQKPRELSPDQLQALEALSRQVISQLELRRASSELQQANTKQEALIAELQEALSLIETLEGMIPICAHCKKIRDDKGYWHQVEVYISQLSSADFDFSHGICPDCMQTLYPEFHEPEERS, from the coding sequence ATCCTGGATACAACGCCGGAGCAGGCATTTGACGACATAACCCTACTGGCCTCTTTTATCTGCGAGACCCCGATTTCCCTTATTACCCTGCTTGATGAAACCCGGCAGTGGTTTAAGGCAAAGGTCGGGCTTGCGGTTTCCGAAACCCCGCGCGAGGTCGCCTTTTGCAATCACGCCCTGAACCAGTCTGAAATGCTCATCATTGAGGATGCACGCAGGGATGAACGTTTTTCAGGCAATCCGCTCGTCACCGGCGACCCGAATATCAGATTTTACGCAGGTTCCCAGCTTGTTACCCCTGATGGCTACCCGCTCGGCACGCTCTGCGTGATTGATCAAAAGCCCCGCGAGCTCAGCCCTGACCAACTCCAGGCTCTGGAGGCCTTATCCCGCCAAGTTATCTCGCAACTGGAGCTGCGTCGCGCATCTTCAGAATTACAGCAGGCTAACACAAAACAGGAGGCCCTCATCGCCGAGCTGCAAGAGGCTCTCAGTCTCATCGAGACTCTGGAGGGCATGATTCCTATCTGCGCCCATTGTAAAAAAATCCGCGATGACAAAGGGTACTGGCACCAGGTGGAAGTCTATATCAGCCAGCTTTCATCGGCTGATTTTGATTTTTCCCACGGGATCTGTCCTGATTGCATGCAGACGCTCTATCCAGAGTTTCATGAGCCGGAGGAGCGCTCTTAG
- a CDS encoding OmpW family outer membrane protein, which translates to MKKITTGAILLLIGGGAQALHAEEAQLKTQVRDWALSGYIGVASFDDEDKPDPYQAGLTHEMSSDEAYTVGFIVSKYYNDFSFNLGVEFIQEATVHDEEDYELAQHSHIPVSLGVNYHFNTSLFDPYIGAGVGYSFNDSSESEFINGQGMEMEMDDSVFYYLTAGVEYPLSDTYALFLAGQYVIGDADVTGAIQTPKGTIVLEDETSLDRYEVNLGLKYFF; encoded by the coding sequence ATGAAGAAGATAACAACAGGTGCCATTCTCCTGCTGATTGGCGGAGGCGCTCAGGCCTTGCACGCAGAGGAGGCGCAGCTGAAAACACAGGTCCGTGACTGGGCCTTGAGCGGCTATATCGGGGTTGCAAGTTTTGATGACGAGGATAAACCGGATCCCTACCAAGCCGGACTCACACATGAAATGAGCTCTGATGAAGCGTATACCGTTGGGTTTATTGTCAGTAAGTATTACAATGACTTCTCCTTCAATCTCGGAGTTGAGTTCATACAGGAGGCAACGGTGCATGATGAAGAAGACTATGAACTCGCACAGCACAGTCATATTCCGGTTTCTCTGGGCGTGAATTATCATTTCAACACCAGTTTGTTCGATCCTTATATCGGTGCAGGTGTCGGCTACTCCTTTAATGACAGCTCTGAAAGTGAATTTATCAACGGTCAGGGGATGGAAATGGAGATGGACGACAGTGTCTTCTACTACCTGACAGCTGGTGTTGAATATCCTCTCAGCGATACCTATGCCCTTTTTCTTGCTGGTCAGTATGTCATCGGTGATGCCGATGTGACAGGGGCTATTCAGACACCCAAGGGAACGATAGTACTCGAAGATGAAACCTCTCTGGATCGTTATGAGGTGAACCTGGGGCTCAAGTACTTTTTTTAG
- a CDS encoding TAXI family TRAP transporter solute-binding subunit has product MKDFFSCKVNLLFTAVICLSIFSSVQAAELSITTGGEKGTYFRIGSDISTLVRQHGLGLDVMASKGSLDNIDKLYERRYSRLAIVQSDILEYLRSSNDHRLRSKAENIKMIIPLYNEEIHILAHNSIRDLASLKGKKVAIGPMQSGTAITASLLFKKSGVKPGQFVYSGAEEALRSLRSRAIDAMVYVSGYPVSLFSQITPADKLQLVPIMDRRIGGSYIMSSIPERTYTWQKGIVPTIAVKAVLASYDYDEKQQASKDVCEVGKIIYTNIDWLKRNGHSKWGNVRLNDSLDGWERNGCIKDALMSMSIANFY; this is encoded by the coding sequence ATGAAGGATTTTTTTTCCTGTAAAGTTAATTTATTATTTACTGCTGTTATATGCTTGTCCATTTTTTCCTCGGTTCAGGCAGCTGAGTTGAGTATTACAACTGGAGGGGAAAAGGGGACATATTTTCGGATAGGTTCTGATATTTCTACACTCGTGCGGCAACATGGACTGGGATTGGATGTGATGGCCTCAAAGGGTTCTCTGGATAATATCGATAAGCTCTACGAGAGGAGATATAGCAGACTGGCTATTGTTCAATCAGATATTTTAGAGTATCTGCGTTCATCCAATGATCACAGACTACGGTCAAAAGCGGAGAATATAAAAATGATTATTCCGCTGTATAATGAGGAAATACATATTCTGGCCCACAACTCTATCAGGGACCTTGCGAGCTTAAAAGGGAAAAAGGTTGCTATCGGTCCCATGCAAAGTGGTACGGCAATTACGGCCTCTCTTTTATTCAAGAAGTCCGGGGTGAAGCCAGGACAGTTTGTCTATAGTGGTGCTGAAGAGGCCTTGAGGTCACTCCGGTCAAGGGCTATTGATGCGATGGTTTATGTCTCAGGATATCCGGTGAGCCTGTTTTCACAAATTACTCCTGCTGATAAGTTGCAGCTCGTTCCTATCATGGACCGGCGGATTGGCGGCTCATATATCATGTCCTCTATTCCAGAAAGAACGTATACCTGGCAAAAGGGGATTGTCCCGACTATTGCTGTGAAGGCGGTCCTGGCAAGCTATGATTACGATGAGAAGCAGCAGGCGTCAAAAGATGTGTGTGAGGTGGGTAAAATTATTTACACTAATATTGATTGGCTGAAAAGAAATGGTCATTCGAAATGGGGCAATGTGCGTTTGAATGATAGCTTGGACGGGTGGGAGAGAAATGGATGTATTAAGGATGCGCTAATGTCCATGAGTATCGCTAATTTTTATTAA
- a CDS encoding metallophosphoesterase, whose amino-acid sequence MGVFAVRGNHDALRPDRPDTTGEILADAGIRLLNNEWVQLNDGLLLAGIDDLTTAQRRGEDGQKNLSSALTDRPEGTTILLSHTPWLVEQAASAGVDLMLSGHTHNGQIWPFNYLTRTRYPFLGGQYLVKGMELFVSRGTGTWGPRMRLWQRGEIALITLRSPSQQSSKETNALL is encoded by the coding sequence TTGGGTGTCTTTGCGGTACGAGGCAATCACGACGCCCTTCGGCCAGACCGACCAGATACCACTGGAGAAATCCTTGCTGACGCAGGTATCCGTCTTCTCAATAATGAATGGGTACAACTCAATGATGGATTGCTGCTAGCGGGGATTGATGACCTAACCACCGCCCAACGCAGAGGAGAAGATGGACAAAAGAACCTAAGCAGCGCCTTGACTGACCGCCCCGAAGGGACCACCATCCTCCTTTCCCACACCCCTTGGCTGGTTGAACAGGCCGCAAGTGCTGGTGTAGACCTTATGCTTTCCGGCCACACCCATAACGGACAAATCTGGCCTTTTAATTATTTGACCCGTACTCGCTATCCCTTTCTTGGCGGGCAATACTTGGTCAAGGGAATGGAGCTCTTTGTTTCCCGGGGAACAGGAACTTGGGGACCACGCATGCGCCTCTGGCAGCGGGGCGAGATTGCCCTGATTACCCTACGTAGTCCATCTCAACAGAGCAGCAAGGAGACAAACGCTCTTCTTTAA
- a CDS encoding formate--tetrahydrofolate ligase, which translates to MVLDPTKHADWEIAEEAESRMKTVYELGEQLGLEKEELLPHGHYLAKLDYRKILDRLKDKPDGKYVDVTAISPTPLGEGKSTCAMGLVQGLGKRGKSVIGAIRQPSGGPTMNIKGSAAGGGLAQCIPLTPFSLGMTGDINAIMNAHNLGMVALTARMQHECNYTDEQLAQRNLKRLDIHPKKVEFRWIMDYCAQALRNITTGIGGKMDGMTMQSGFNIAVSSEIMAILSIAKDLKDMRERIGKIVVAYDKQDRPITTADLEVDGAMTAWMVDAINPNLMQTLEGQPVVVHAGPFANIAIGQSSVIADRVALKLADYNVTESGFGADIGFEKFWNLKCRYSGLKPNCAVVVATIRALKCHGGAPIPVPGKPMPSEYSGEKVGWVEEGCKNLIHHIETVKKAGINPVVCINAFYTDTDNEIAAVRRLSESAGARVALSRHWEHGGDGALEFADAVADACEEENDFKFLYDLDTPLSQRIELIVKEVYGGDGVSYSPEAAAKLKRIEADPEMKEMTTCMVKTHLSLSHDPKLKGTPKGWTLPVQDILTYKGAGFVVPVAGAISLMPGTASDPAYRRIDVDTDTGKVKGVF; encoded by the coding sequence ATGGTTTTGGATCCAACGAAACATGCAGACTGGGAAATCGCCGAAGAGGCGGAAAGCCGGATGAAAACTGTGTACGAGCTGGGTGAACAGCTCGGACTGGAAAAAGAGGAGTTGCTACCGCACGGTCATTATCTGGCCAAACTGGACTACCGCAAGATCCTTGATCGGCTGAAAGACAAGCCAGACGGAAAATATGTTGATGTAACAGCAATTTCACCAACTCCACTAGGTGAAGGAAAATCCACCTGCGCAATGGGCCTGGTGCAGGGCCTGGGCAAGCGAGGCAAATCCGTTATTGGTGCTATTCGCCAACCCTCTGGTGGCCCAACCATGAATATCAAAGGTTCTGCTGCTGGTGGTGGTTTGGCCCAGTGTATCCCCCTGACGCCGTTTTCTCTCGGCATGACCGGCGACATTAATGCCATCATGAATGCCCATAACCTGGGTATGGTCGCCTTGACAGCCAGGATGCAGCATGAATGTAACTACACCGATGAGCAGCTGGCACAGCGCAACCTAAAGCGCCTGGATATCCATCCCAAAAAAGTGGAATTTCGATGGATCATGGACTACTGTGCCCAGGCCCTGCGGAACATCACCACAGGTATCGGTGGCAAGATGGACGGCATGACCATGCAGTCCGGCTTTAACATTGCGGTATCTTCCGAGATCATGGCCATCCTCTCTATTGCCAAAGACCTGAAAGATATGCGCGAGCGCATCGGCAAGATCGTGGTGGCTTATGATAAGCAGGACCGCCCGATCACCACTGCTGATCTGGAAGTAGATGGTGCTATGACAGCATGGATGGTCGACGCCATCAACCCCAACCTGATGCAAACCCTGGAAGGTCAGCCGGTTGTTGTCCATGCCGGACCTTTTGCTAATATTGCTATTGGTCAATCTTCTGTTATCGCCGACCGCGTGGCCCTGAAGCTGGCTGACTACAACGTGACTGAGTCTGGTTTTGGTGCAGATATTGGCTTTGAGAAATTTTGGAATCTCAAATGTCGCTATTCTGGCCTCAAGCCAAACTGTGCTGTTGTTGTTGCTACCATCCGGGCACTCAAGTGCCACGGTGGCGCGCCGATTCCGGTTCCAGGCAAACCTATGCCTTCTGAGTACTCTGGTGAAAAAGTGGGCTGGGTTGAGGAAGGCTGCAAGAACCTCATCCACCATATTGAGACCGTTAAAAAGGCTGGTATCAACCCGGTTGTTTGCATCAACGCCTTTTACACCGATACCGACAACGAAATCGCGGCAGTTCGCCGCCTGTCTGAGTCTGCTGGCGCCCGCGTTGCCCTGTCTCGCCATTGGGAGCACGGCGGTGACGGCGCCCTGGAATTCGCTGACGCAGTTGCCGACGCCTGCGAGGAAGAAAATGACTTCAAGTTCCTCTACGATCTGGATACTCCGCTGTCTCAGCGCATTGAGCTCATCGTTAAAGAGGTTTACGGCGGTGACGGCGTAAGCTACAGCCCGGAAGCAGCTGCCAAGCTGAAGCGTATTGAGGCAGATCCGGAGATGAAGGAGATGACCACATGTATGGTCAAAACCCACCTCTCCCTGTCCCATGATCCCAAACTCAAAGGAACGCCTAAGGGATGGACCCTGCCGGTACAGGACATCCTAACCTACAAGGGTGCTGGTTTTGTTGTGCCGGTGGCTGGTGCTATCAGCCTGATGCCGGGCACAGCCTCTGATCCGGCCTACCGCCGCATTGATGTAGACACCGACACAGGCAAGGTAAAAGGCGTCTTCTAA
- a CDS encoding FAD-dependent thymidylate synthase, producing MNIAPPSYEVLDHLDQESLAVRIELCGRICYKSEDRIDRDSAIPFVSKMAEHGHNSVLEMGVVTLEVICADEEQITDFFLLRPRYLHINREANRLLITGSIRSFRELLLFHPENAVIRASCALINERHPYFFKGVLPQGGLSSDPSISVRKVELDEVDQLPPQSLLKHRHIAVKFIVNRAVTHEIVRHRPCSFLQESQRYCRYSEDKFGNEVSFIKPMFFEEDSPEYTLWKKAMLETEQLYLKLLETSTPQAARTVLPNSCKTELIVYANLKEWQHIFSLRTTKAAEPSMREVMIPLLEDFKRRFPGVFT from the coding sequence ATGAACATAGCCCCCCCCTCATATGAAGTGCTTGACCATCTTGATCAAGAAAGCCTAGCCGTCCGCATAGAACTCTGCGGTCGTATCTGTTATAAAAGCGAGGACCGGATCGACCGGGACTCGGCCATACCCTTTGTTTCCAAAATGGCCGAACATGGTCATAATTCTGTGCTGGAGATGGGAGTTGTTACTCTGGAGGTAATCTGCGCTGATGAGGAACAGATCACAGATTTTTTTCTGCTCCGTCCCCGTTACCTGCATATTAATCGAGAAGCAAACAGATTGCTTATCACCGGCAGTATCCGTAGCTTTCGTGAATTGCTGCTCTTTCACCCGGAGAACGCTGTTATCCGAGCCAGCTGCGCTTTGATTAATGAACGTCACCCCTACTTTTTTAAGGGTGTCTTGCCGCAAGGAGGCTTGAGTTCAGATCCATCAATCTCGGTCCGTAAAGTGGAGTTGGACGAAGTGGATCAGCTACCGCCGCAAAGCCTGCTGAAGCACCGTCATATCGCAGTCAAATTTATCGTCAACCGGGCAGTTACTCATGAGATCGTCCGACACCGCCCCTGTTCTTTTCTCCAGGAATCCCAGCGCTACTGCCGGTACAGCGAAGATAAGTTCGGTAACGAGGTCAGCTTTATCAAACCTATGTTTTTTGAAGAAGATAGCCCCGAGTATACTCTCTGGAAAAAGGCCATGCTTGAAACAGAACAACTCTACCTCAAGCTGCTGGAGACCTCCACACCTCAAGCTGCACGCACAGTGCTCCCCAACTCCTGCAAAACAGAATTAATCGTCTATGCCAATCTCAAGGAATGGCAACACATCTTCAGCCTGCGTACCACCAAAGCGGCTGAGCCTTCCATGCGGGAAGTTATGATTCCCCTGCTGGAGGATTTCAAGAGACGTTTTCCAGGTGTTTTTACCTGA
- a CDS encoding metal-dependent hydrolase codes for MYPGTHLLLSWTSAAAFLQDRRERILVTLTGIAPDLDGLGLIIDEFTGTTGYFIEYHHKLGHSLVSAFFFALLASFFAKSQKITVWIVSFAAVHLHIFCDLIGAKGPDGYQWPLYYLYPFDADFALVWSGQWELDAWQNDVILLALLLLCVFYLIKKEVTFFEVFSRWLNRESVKIYRKYLKRSDP; via the coding sequence ATGTATCCTGGCACCCATTTATTGCTCAGCTGGACCAGCGCAGCAGCTTTTCTTCAGGATCGAAGGGAAAGGATTTTGGTCACGCTCACGGGTATTGCCCCAGACCTTGATGGGCTCGGGCTGATTATTGATGAGTTCACCGGCACAACTGGCTATTTTATAGAATATCACCATAAGTTAGGTCATAGTCTCGTCTCTGCTTTTTTCTTTGCGCTCTTGGCGAGTTTTTTCGCAAAATCCCAAAAGATAACTGTCTGGATCGTCTCCTTTGCAGCGGTTCATCTCCATATATTTTGTGATCTGATCGGAGCAAAGGGGCCGGACGGATATCAATGGCCTCTCTATTATCTCTACCCCTTTGATGCAGATTTTGCCCTTGTCTGGTCAGGCCAGTGGGAGCTGGATGCTTGGCAGAATGATGTAATCTTGCTCGCTCTGCTGTTGCTCTGTGTTTTTTATCTGATCAAAAAAGAAGTTACTTTTTTTGAAGTATTCAGCAGGTGGCTGAACAGGGAGTCTGTTAAGATTTATAGGAAATATCTCAAAAGGTCTGACCCATAA